The following are encoded in a window of Falco biarmicus isolate bFalBia1 chromosome 8, bFalBia1.pri, whole genome shotgun sequence genomic DNA:
- the LOC130153496 gene encoding helix-loop-helix protein 13-like: protein MEELCYSFEQEGSTPEFLFWEQADPSDQLDDFLAEWCRPPEPPWPRAPAAAGAEVDSSPAPPAPAAPPPPAPPRPRHAANLRERRRMLSINSAFDQLRCHVPTFPYEKRLSKIDTLRLAIAYIALLGEILLSGCDPKSYVEQCLRNGLQSQQRATWNTSDLTARLSWVKWD from the coding sequence ATGGAAGAACTTTGTTACAGCTTCGAGCAGGAAGGCTCCACTCCCGAATTCCTCTTCTGGGAGCAGGCGGATCCCAGCGACCAGCTGGATGACTTCCTAGCCGAGTGGTGCCGGCCGCCGGAGCCGCCCTGGCCGCGGGCGCCCGCGGCGGCCGGTGCTGAAGTGGACAGctcccccgcgccgcccgcgcccgccgccccgccgccccccgcgcccccccggccccgccacgCCGCCAACCTCCGcgagaggaggaggatgctcagcATCAACTCGGCCTTCGACCAGCTCAGGTGCCACGTCCCCACCTTCCCGTACGAGAAACGCCTCTCCAAGATCGACACGCTCCGGCTGGCCATCGCCTACATCGCGCTCCTGGGCGAGATCCTCCTCTCCGGGTGCGATCCCAAATCCTACGTGGAGCAGTGCCTGAGGAACGGATTGCAGAGCCAACAGCGGGCAACCTGGAATACAAGCG